The stretch of DNA CGAGGGGGAAAAGCTGGTTGCGGCGCTCCACCCCCTTTCGCATGGGACCGAATCGTATTACCATCAGCGCCCTTTAACGGTCCGGTCGGCGACAAAGAGCGCGACCGGCAATGGTGAGACCCATGTCACGCAACGATGAATTTTACAGAGTGTCCCGGCTGCCTCCTTACGTGCTTTCCGAAGTGGTTGCGCTCAAGAACGCCGCCCGGCACGCCGGCGAGGACATCATCGACCTGGGCATGGGAAATCCCGACCAGCCGCCGCCCGACTCGCTGATCGAGCACCTGCATCGCGCGATCGACAACCCGCGCAACCATCGCTACTCGGTCTCCAAGGGCATCTACAAGTTGCGGCTGGCGATCACGGACTGGTACAAGCGCCGCTACGGGATCGAGCTCGACCCCGACAGCGAGGCCATTGCCACCCTTGGCGCCAAGGAAGGTATCAGCCACCTGATGCTCGCCATCCTCGCGCCCGGCGACAGTGTGCTCGTGCCCAACCCGACCTATCCGATCCACAACTACTCGGTGGTGATTGCAGGCGGCGACGTGGTCGCCGTGCCCATCGGGCCGGGTCAGGATTTTTTCGAGAATCTCACGAAGGCGGCCGAGGGCGTGTGGCCCAAGCCGCGCGCGATGATGCTGTGCTTCCCCAGCAACCCCACCACGCAGGTGGTGGACCTGGCGTTCTTTGAAAAAGTCATCGACTTCGCCAAAGAGCACGACATGCTGGTCATCCACGACCTGGCCTACGCGGACCTTTGCTTCGACGGCTACAAGGCGCCCTCGATCCTGCAGGTGAAGGGCGCCAAGGAACGGGCGGTCGAGGTCTTCAGCGTCTCCAAGAGCTACAACATGCCCGGCTGGCGCGTGGGTTTTGTGGTGGGCAACGCAAAGGTGATTGAGGCCCTGGCGCGCATCAAGGGGTACATGGACTACGGCATCTTCCAGCCGATCCAGATCTCGGTGATCCACGCGCTCAATTCCCACGCCGAGGACGCGGAGGAAATCTGCGAGATGTATCGCGAGCGCCGCGACTGGCTCTGCGACGCGCTCGGTCGCATCGGCTGGCCGGTCGAGCGCCCCAAGGCGACCATGTTCCTGTGGGCGCCCATCCCCAAACCCTTCAAGGAAATGGGTTCCATGGAGTTTTCCAAGCTGCTGCTGCGCGAGGCCAAGGTCG from Chrysiogenia bacterium encodes:
- a CDS encoding aminotransferase class I/II-fold pyridoxal phosphate-dependent enzyme, with the translated sequence MSRNDEFYRVSRLPPYVLSEVVALKNAARHAGEDIIDLGMGNPDQPPPDSLIEHLHRAIDNPRNHRYSVSKGIYKLRLAITDWYKRRYGIELDPDSEAIATLGAKEGISHLMLAILAPGDSVLVPNPTYPIHNYSVVIAGGDVVAVPIGPGQDFFENLTKAAEGVWPKPRAMMLCFPSNPTTQVVDLAFFEKVIDFAKEHDMLVIHDLAYADLCFDGYKAPSILQVKGAKERAVEVFSVSKSYNMPGWRVGFVVGNAKVIEALARIKGYMDYGIFQPIQISVIHALNSHAEDAEEICEMYRERRDWLCDALGRIGWPVERPKATMFLWAPIPKPFKEMGSMEFSKLLLREAKVAVSPGVGFGEYGEGFVRFSLIENHHRINQAIRGIKRALSAGA